From the genome of Mustela lutreola isolate mMusLut2 chromosome 16, mMusLut2.pri, whole genome shotgun sequence, one region includes:
- the CA11 gene encoding carbonic anhydrase-related protein 11 — MGVAARLSVPRALVLWAALGAAAHIGPAPDPEDWWSYKDNLQGNFVPGPPFWGLVNAAWSLCAVGKRQSPVDVELKRVLYDPFLPPLRLSTGGEKLRGTLYNTGRHVSFLPAPRPVVNVSGGPLLYSHRLSELRLLFGARDGAGSEHQINHQGFSAEVQLIHFNQELYGNLSAASRGPNGLAILSLFINVAGSSNPFLSRLLNRDTITRISYKNDAYFLQDLSLELLFPESFGFITYQGSLSTPPCSETVTWILIDRALNITSLQMHSLRLLSQNPPSQIFQSLSGNGRPLQPLAHRALRGNRDPRHPERRCRGPNYRLHVDGAPHGR; from the exons ATGGGGGTTGCTGCTCGTCTGAGCGTTCCTAGGGCGCTGGTACTCTGGGCCGCACTGGGGGCGGCAG CTCACATTGGACCTGCACCTGACCCCGAGGACTGGTGGAGCTACAAGGATAATCTCCAGGGAAACTTCGTGCCAG gGCCTCCCTTCTGGGGCTTAGTGAATGCAGCCTGGAGTCTGTGTGCTGTGGGGAAGCGGCAGAGCCCTGTGGATGTGGAGCTGAAGAGGGTCCTTTATGACCCCTTTCTGCCCCCACTGAGACTCAGCACTGGGGGAGAGAAG CTTCGGGGAACGTTGTACAACACTGGCCGCCATGTCTCCTTCCTGCCTGCGCCACGGCCCGTGGTCAATGTGTCTGGGGGTCCCCTCCTCTACAGCCACCGACTCAGTGAACTGCGACTGCTCTTTGGAGCACGTGATGGAGCTGGCTCTGAACACCAGATCAACCACCAGGGCTTCTCTGCTGAG GTGCAGCTCATCCATTTCAACCAAGAACTCTACGGGAACCTCAGCGCCGCCTCCCGGGGCCCCAATGGCCTGGCCATTCTCAGCCTCTTCATCAAT GTGGCTGGCAGCTCGAACCCCTTCCTCAGCCGCCTCCTTAACCGGGACACCATCACCCGCATCTCCTACAAGA ATGATGCCTACTTTCTTCAAGACCTGAGCCTGGAGCTCCTGTTCCCCGAATCCTTCGGCTTCATCACTTATCAGGGCTCCCTCAGCACCCCGCCCTGCTCAGAGACTGTCACCTGGATCCTCATTGACCGGGCCCTCAATATCACCTCCCTCCAG ATGCACTCCCTGAGACTCCTGAGCCAGAATCCTCCGTCCCAGATCTTCCAGAGCCTCAGCGGTAACGGCCGGCCCCTGCAGCCCTTGGCCCACAGGGCCTTGAGGGGCAACAGGGACCCCCGGCACCCCGAGAGGCGCTGCCGAGGCCCCAACTACCGCCTGCATG TGGATGGTGCCCCCCATGGTCGCTGA
- the DBP gene encoding D site-binding protein has translation MARPVSDRTPAPLLLGGPAGAPPGGGALLGLRSLLQGTSKPKDPASCLLKEKERKAAPPAATVPGPGLETASPADAPAGAVLGGGSPRGRPGAAPGPGLLAPLLWERTLPFGDVEYVDLDAFLLEHGLPPSPPPPGGPSPTPSPVRTPAPSPGPGSCGSASPRSSPGHAPTRAALGAAGGHRAGLTSRDTPSPVDPDTVEVLMTFEPDPADLALSSIPGHETFDPRRHRFSEEELKPQPIMKKARKIQVPEEQKDEKYWSRRYKNNEAAKRSRDARRLKENQISVRAAFLEKENALLRQEVVAVRQELSHYRAVLSRYQAQHGAL, from the exons ATGGCGCGGCCCGTGAGCGACAGGACCCCGGCCCCCCTGCTGCTGGGCGGCCCAGCCGGGGCCCCCCCTGGCGGGGGAGCGCTGCTTGGGCTGCGGAGCCTTCTGCAGGGGACCAGCAAACCCAAAGACCCAGCCAGCT GTCTCCTGAAGGAAAAGGAGCGCAAGGCGGCTCCGCCTGCAGCCACGGTCCCCGGGCCCGGCCTGGAGACGGCGAGCCCGGCGGATGCCCCAGCTGGGGCAGTGCTGGGCGGCGGGTCCCCGCGGGGGCGCCCGGGGGCCGCACCTGGCCCGGGTCTGTTGGCGCCGCTGCTGTGGGAGCGGACGCTGCCGTTCGGCGACGTGGAGTACGTGGACCTGGACGCCTTCTTGCTGGAGCACGGGCTCCCGCCCAGCCCGCCGCCCCCCGGCGGCCCTTCACCGACGCCCTCCCCCGTGCGCACGCCCGCACCCTCCCCGGGGCCGGGTTCCTGCGGCTCAGCTTCCCCTCGTTCCTCCCCGGGGCACGCCCCCACCCGGGCTGCCCTCGGGGCCGCGGGCGGCCACCGCGCAG GCCTGACCTCCCGGGACACACCCAGCCCGGTGGACCCAGACACGGTGGAGGTGCTGATGACATTTGAACCTGACCCAGCTGATTTAGCCCTGTCAAGCATTCCCGGCCATGAGACCTTTGACCCTCGGAGACATCGCTTCTCAGAGGAGGAGCTGAAACCCCAGCCCATCATGAAGAAGGCTCGGAAGATCCAGGTGCCAGAGGAGCAGAAG GATGAGAAGTATTGGAGCCGGCGGTACAAGAATAACGAGGCAGCCAAGAGGTCCCGAGACGCCCGGCGGCTCAAAGAGAACCAGATATCAGTACGGGCGGCCTTCCTGGAGAAGGAGAACGCCCTGCTGCGGCAGGAAGTGGTGGCTGTGCGCCAGGAGCTGTCCCACTACCGCGCCGTGCTGTCCCGCTACCAGGCCCAGCACGGAGCCCTGTGA
- the SPHK2 gene encoding sphingosine kinase 2 isoform X1 has translation MAPPPPLPLAASTPLLHGEFGSYPARGSRLALTLTPQALHIQRLRPKPEARPRGGLVPLAEVSGCCTLRSRSPTDQAAYFCVYTYPQGRHGGRLGGQRRAARTFRADGAVTYEENRAEAQRWAIALMCLLRGLPLPGDREITPELLPKPPRLLLLVNPFGGRGLAWQWCKNHVLPMISEAGLSFNLIRTERQNHARELVQGLSLSEWDGIVTVSGDGLLFEVLNGLLDRPDWEEAVKTPVGILPCGSGNALAGAVNQHGGFEPALGVDLLLNCSLLLCRGGSRPLDLLSVTLASGSRCFSFLAVAWGFVSDVDIQSERFRALGSARFTLGTVLGLATLHTYRGRLSYLPAAVEPASPAPARGLPRAKSELTLAPAPAPAPAPAPPVAHSPLHRSVSDLPLPLPQPALTSPGSPEPLPILSLNGGGPELAGDWGGAGDAPLSPDPLLPSPPSSPKALLSPITEGVPETTASSGLAPPSPDVPGAAPGAAPGATSARGPPDHLLPPLGTPLPPGWVTLEGDFVLMLAISPSHLGADLVAAPHARFDDGLVHLCWVRAGISRAALLRLFLAMERGSHFSLGCPQLGYAAARAFRLEPLTPRGVLTVDGEQVEYGPLQAQVHPGLGTLLTGPPGHRRSREP, from the exons ATGGCCCCCCCACCGCCACTGCCATTGGCCGCAAGCACCCCGCTCCTGCATGGCGAGTTTGGCTCCTACCCGGCCCGGGGCTCCCGCCTGGCCCTCACTCTCACCCCACAGGCCCTGCACATACAGCGGCTGCGCCCGAAGCCCGAAGCCCGCCCCCGGGGTGGCCTGGTCCCCCTGGCCGAGGTGTCAGGCTGCTGCACCCTGCGGAGCCGCAGCCCCACAGACCAGGCGGCCTACTTCTGCGTCTACACCTACCCGCAGGGCCGGCACGGGGGCCGCCTCGGGGGCCAGCGGAGAGCCGCCCGCACCTTTCGGGCCGACGGGGCAGTCACCTACGAGGAGAACCGCGCTGAGGCCCAGCGCTGGGCCATTGCGCTCATGTGTCTGCTCCGTGGACTGCCACTGCCAGGGGACAGGG AAATCACCCCTGAGCTGCTGCCTAAGCCACCCCGATTGCTCCTATTGGTCAATCCCTTTGGGGGGCGGGGTCTGGCCTGGCAGTGGTGTAAGAACCACGTGCTGCCCATGATTTCTGAAGCCGGGCTGTCCTTCAACCTCATCCGGACAG AACGGCAGAACCACGCCCGGGAGCTGGTGCAGGGACTGAGCCTGAGTGAGTGGGATGGCATCGTCACAGTCTCGGGAGACGGGCTGCTGTTCGAG GTGCTGAACGGACTCCTAGACCGCCCTGACTGGGAAGAAGCTGTGAAGACACCCGTGGGCATCCTCCCCTGTGGCTCGGGCAACGCCCTGGCTGGAGCTGTGAACCAGCATGGGGG GTTTGAACCTGCCCTGGGTGTCGACCTGCTGCTCAACTGCTCACTGTTGCTGTGCCGGGGCGGCAGCCGCCCATTGGACCTGCTCTCTGTGACGCTGGCCTCAGGCTCCCGCTGTTTCTCCTTCCTGGCCGTTGCCTGGGGCTTCGTGTCCGACGTGGACATCCAGAGCGAGCGCTTCAGGGCCCTGGGAAGCGCACGCTTCACACTGGGCACGGTGCTGGGCCTTGCCACCCTGCACACCTACCGCGGACGCCTCTCCTACCTCCCCGCTGCTGTAGAGCCTGCCTCTCCCGCCCCTGCCCGAGGCCTACCCCGTGCCAAGTCAGAGTTGACCCTGGCCCCTGCCCCGGCCCCAGCGCCGGCACCGGCCCCGCCTGTGGCGCACTCACCCCTGCATCGCTCGGTGTCTgacctgcctctgcccctgccccagcctgcgCTGACCTCGCCAGGCTCACCTGAGCCCCTGCCCATCCTGTCTCTCAATGGCGGGGGCCCAGAGTTGGCTGgggactggggtggggctggagatGCCCCACTGTCCCCAGACCCGCTGCTGCCCTCACCACCTAGCTCCCCTAAGGCTTTACTGTCACCCATCACCGAGGGGGTCCCAGAAACCACAGCCTCCTCTGGGCTCGCACCTCCCTCCCCTGATGTCCCGGGAGCTGCCCCGGGAGCTGCCCCGGGAGCCACCTCTGCCAGGGGCCCACCTGaccacctgctccctcctctgggcACCCCACTGCCCCCGGGCTGGGTGACGCTGGAGGGCGACTTTGTGCTCATGTTGGCCATCTCACCCAGCCACCTGGGGGCTGACCTGGTGGCAGCCCCCCATGCGCGCTTTGACGATGGCCTGGTGCACCTGTGCTGGGTGCGTGCTGGCATCTCGCGCGCGGCGCTACTGCGCCTTTTTCTGGCCATGGAGCGGGGCAGCCATTTCAGCCTGGGCTGTCCGCAGCTGGGCTATGCTGCGGCCCGTGCCTTCCGCCTCGAGCCTCTCACGCCTCGCGGCGTGCTCACTGTGGACGGAGAGCAGGTGGAGTATGGGCCGCTGCAGGCGCAGGTGCACCCAGGCCTCGGTACGCTGCTCACCGGGCCTCCCGGCCACCGCCGCAGTCGGGAGCCCTGA
- the SPHK2 gene encoding sphingosine kinase 2 isoform X3 gives MNGNLEAEEQRDQRPDQELTWSWGHRPRSALDRAEAMAPPPPLPLAASTPLLHGEFGSYPARGSRLALTLTPQALHIQRLRPKPEARPRGGLVPLAEVSGCCTLRSRSPTDQAAYFCVYTYPQGRHGGRLGGQRRAARTFRADGAVTYEENRAEAQRWAIALMCLLRGLPLPGDREITPELLPKPPRLLLLVNPFGGRGLAWQWCKNHVLPMISEAGLSFNLIRTERQNHARELVQGLSLSEWDGIVTVSGDGLLFEVLNGLLDRPDWEEAVKTPVGILPCGSGNALAGAVNQHGGFEPALGVDLLLNCSLLLCRGGSRPLDLLSVTLASGSRCFSFLAVAWGFVSDVDIQSERFRALGSARFTLGTVLGLATLHTYRGRLSYLPAAVEPASPAPARGLPRAKSELTLAPAPAPAPAPAPPVAHSPLHRSVSDLPLPLPQPALTSPGSPEPLPILSLNGGGPELAGDWGGAGDAPLSPDPLLPSPPSSPKALLSPITEGVPETTASSGLAPPSPDVPGAAPGAAPGATSARGPPDHLLPPLGTPLPPGWVTLEGDFVLMLAISPSHLGADLVAAPHARFDDGLVHLCWVRAGISRAALLRLFLAMERGSHFSLGCPQLGYAAARAFRLEPLTPRGVLTVDGEQVEYGPLQAQVHPGLGTLLTGPPGHRRSREP, from the exons agGCCAGACCAGGAGCTGACCTGGAGCTGGGGCCACAGGCCTAGAAGCGCCCTGGACAGGGCCGAGGCCATGGCCCCCCCACCGCCACTGCCATTGGCCGCAAGCACCCCGCTCCTGCATGGCGAGTTTGGCTCCTACCCGGCCCGGGGCTCCCGCCTGGCCCTCACTCTCACCCCACAGGCCCTGCACATACAGCGGCTGCGCCCGAAGCCCGAAGCCCGCCCCCGGGGTGGCCTGGTCCCCCTGGCCGAGGTGTCAGGCTGCTGCACCCTGCGGAGCCGCAGCCCCACAGACCAGGCGGCCTACTTCTGCGTCTACACCTACCCGCAGGGCCGGCACGGGGGCCGCCTCGGGGGCCAGCGGAGAGCCGCCCGCACCTTTCGGGCCGACGGGGCAGTCACCTACGAGGAGAACCGCGCTGAGGCCCAGCGCTGGGCCATTGCGCTCATGTGTCTGCTCCGTGGACTGCCACTGCCAGGGGACAGGG AAATCACCCCTGAGCTGCTGCCTAAGCCACCCCGATTGCTCCTATTGGTCAATCCCTTTGGGGGGCGGGGTCTGGCCTGGCAGTGGTGTAAGAACCACGTGCTGCCCATGATTTCTGAAGCCGGGCTGTCCTTCAACCTCATCCGGACAG AACGGCAGAACCACGCCCGGGAGCTGGTGCAGGGACTGAGCCTGAGTGAGTGGGATGGCATCGTCACAGTCTCGGGAGACGGGCTGCTGTTCGAG GTGCTGAACGGACTCCTAGACCGCCCTGACTGGGAAGAAGCTGTGAAGACACCCGTGGGCATCCTCCCCTGTGGCTCGGGCAACGCCCTGGCTGGAGCTGTGAACCAGCATGGGGG GTTTGAACCTGCCCTGGGTGTCGACCTGCTGCTCAACTGCTCACTGTTGCTGTGCCGGGGCGGCAGCCGCCCATTGGACCTGCTCTCTGTGACGCTGGCCTCAGGCTCCCGCTGTTTCTCCTTCCTGGCCGTTGCCTGGGGCTTCGTGTCCGACGTGGACATCCAGAGCGAGCGCTTCAGGGCCCTGGGAAGCGCACGCTTCACACTGGGCACGGTGCTGGGCCTTGCCACCCTGCACACCTACCGCGGACGCCTCTCCTACCTCCCCGCTGCTGTAGAGCCTGCCTCTCCCGCCCCTGCCCGAGGCCTACCCCGTGCCAAGTCAGAGTTGACCCTGGCCCCTGCCCCGGCCCCAGCGCCGGCACCGGCCCCGCCTGTGGCGCACTCACCCCTGCATCGCTCGGTGTCTgacctgcctctgcccctgccccagcctgcgCTGACCTCGCCAGGCTCACCTGAGCCCCTGCCCATCCTGTCTCTCAATGGCGGGGGCCCAGAGTTGGCTGgggactggggtggggctggagatGCCCCACTGTCCCCAGACCCGCTGCTGCCCTCACCACCTAGCTCCCCTAAGGCTTTACTGTCACCCATCACCGAGGGGGTCCCAGAAACCACAGCCTCCTCTGGGCTCGCACCTCCCTCCCCTGATGTCCCGGGAGCTGCCCCGGGAGCTGCCCCGGGAGCCACCTCTGCCAGGGGCCCACCTGaccacctgctccctcctctgggcACCCCACTGCCCCCGGGCTGGGTGACGCTGGAGGGCGACTTTGTGCTCATGTTGGCCATCTCACCCAGCCACCTGGGGGCTGACCTGGTGGCAGCCCCCCATGCGCGCTTTGACGATGGCCTGGTGCACCTGTGCTGGGTGCGTGCTGGCATCTCGCGCGCGGCGCTACTGCGCCTTTTTCTGGCCATGGAGCGGGGCAGCCATTTCAGCCTGGGCTGTCCGCAGCTGGGCTATGCTGCGGCCCGTGCCTTCCGCCTCGAGCCTCTCACGCCTCGCGGCGTGCTCACTGTGGACGGAGAGCAGGTGGAGTATGGGCCGCTGCAGGCGCAGGTGCACCCAGGCCTCGGTACGCTGCTCACCGGGCCTCCCGGCCACCGCCGCAGTCGGGAGCCCTGA
- the SPHK2 gene encoding sphingosine kinase 2 isoform X4 — protein MISEAGLSFNLIRTERQNHARELVQGLSLSEWDGIVTVSGDGLLFEVLNGLLDRPDWEEAVKTPVGILPCGSGNALAGAVNQHGGFEPALGVDLLLNCSLLLCRGGSRPLDLLSVTLASGSRCFSFLAVAWGFVSDVDIQSERFRALGSARFTLGTVLGLATLHTYRGRLSYLPAAVEPASPAPARGLPRAKSELTLAPAPAPAPAPAPPVAHSPLHRSVSDLPLPLPQPALTSPGSPEPLPILSLNGGGPELAGDWGGAGDAPLSPDPLLPSPPSSPKALLSPITEGVPETTASSGLAPPSPDVPGAAPGAAPGATSARGPPDHLLPPLGTPLPPGWVTLEGDFVLMLAISPSHLGADLVAAPHARFDDGLVHLCWVRAGISRAALLRLFLAMERGSHFSLGCPQLGYAAARAFRLEPLTPRGVLTVDGEQVEYGPLQAQVHPGLGTLLTGPPGHRRSREP, from the exons ATGATTTCTGAAGCCGGGCTGTCCTTCAACCTCATCCGGACAG AACGGCAGAACCACGCCCGGGAGCTGGTGCAGGGACTGAGCCTGAGTGAGTGGGATGGCATCGTCACAGTCTCGGGAGACGGGCTGCTGTTCGAG GTGCTGAACGGACTCCTAGACCGCCCTGACTGGGAAGAAGCTGTGAAGACACCCGTGGGCATCCTCCCCTGTGGCTCGGGCAACGCCCTGGCTGGAGCTGTGAACCAGCATGGGGG GTTTGAACCTGCCCTGGGTGTCGACCTGCTGCTCAACTGCTCACTGTTGCTGTGCCGGGGCGGCAGCCGCCCATTGGACCTGCTCTCTGTGACGCTGGCCTCAGGCTCCCGCTGTTTCTCCTTCCTGGCCGTTGCCTGGGGCTTCGTGTCCGACGTGGACATCCAGAGCGAGCGCTTCAGGGCCCTGGGAAGCGCACGCTTCACACTGGGCACGGTGCTGGGCCTTGCCACCCTGCACACCTACCGCGGACGCCTCTCCTACCTCCCCGCTGCTGTAGAGCCTGCCTCTCCCGCCCCTGCCCGAGGCCTACCCCGTGCCAAGTCAGAGTTGACCCTGGCCCCTGCCCCGGCCCCAGCGCCGGCACCGGCCCCGCCTGTGGCGCACTCACCCCTGCATCGCTCGGTGTCTgacctgcctctgcccctgccccagcctgcgCTGACCTCGCCAGGCTCACCTGAGCCCCTGCCCATCCTGTCTCTCAATGGCGGGGGCCCAGAGTTGGCTGgggactggggtggggctggagatGCCCCACTGTCCCCAGACCCGCTGCTGCCCTCACCACCTAGCTCCCCTAAGGCTTTACTGTCACCCATCACCGAGGGGGTCCCAGAAACCACAGCCTCCTCTGGGCTCGCACCTCCCTCCCCTGATGTCCCGGGAGCTGCCCCGGGAGCTGCCCCGGGAGCCACCTCTGCCAGGGGCCCACCTGaccacctgctccctcctctgggcACCCCACTGCCCCCGGGCTGGGTGACGCTGGAGGGCGACTTTGTGCTCATGTTGGCCATCTCACCCAGCCACCTGGGGGCTGACCTGGTGGCAGCCCCCCATGCGCGCTTTGACGATGGCCTGGTGCACCTGTGCTGGGTGCGTGCTGGCATCTCGCGCGCGGCGCTACTGCGCCTTTTTCTGGCCATGGAGCGGGGCAGCCATTTCAGCCTGGGCTGTCCGCAGCTGGGCTATGCTGCGGCCCGTGCCTTCCGCCTCGAGCCTCTCACGCCTCGCGGCGTGCTCACTGTGGACGGAGAGCAGGTGGAGTATGGGCCGCTGCAGGCGCAGGTGCACCCAGGCCTCGGTACGCTGCTCACCGGGCCTCCCGGCCACCGCCGCAGTCGGGAGCCCTGA
- the SPHK2 gene encoding sphingosine kinase 2 isoform X2, which produces MHTLPPPLGLMGAVGADLRGRLEEDSRPDQELTWSWGHRPRSALDRAEAMAPPPPLPLAASTPLLHGEFGSYPARGSRLALTLTPQALHIQRLRPKPEARPRGGLVPLAEVSGCCTLRSRSPTDQAAYFCVYTYPQGRHGGRLGGQRRAARTFRADGAVTYEENRAEAQRWAIALMCLLRGLPLPGDREITPELLPKPPRLLLLVNPFGGRGLAWQWCKNHVLPMISEAGLSFNLIRTERQNHARELVQGLSLSEWDGIVTVSGDGLLFEVLNGLLDRPDWEEAVKTPVGILPCGSGNALAGAVNQHGGFEPALGVDLLLNCSLLLCRGGSRPLDLLSVTLASGSRCFSFLAVAWGFVSDVDIQSERFRALGSARFTLGTVLGLATLHTYRGRLSYLPAAVEPASPAPARGLPRAKSELTLAPAPAPAPAPAPPVAHSPLHRSVSDLPLPLPQPALTSPGSPEPLPILSLNGGGPELAGDWGGAGDAPLSPDPLLPSPPSSPKALLSPITEGVPETTASSGLAPPSPDVPGAAPGAAPGATSARGPPDHLLPPLGTPLPPGWVTLEGDFVLMLAISPSHLGADLVAAPHARFDDGLVHLCWVRAGISRAALLRLFLAMERGSHFSLGCPQLGYAAARAFRLEPLTPRGVLTVDGEQVEYGPLQAQVHPGLGTLLTGPPGHRRSREP; this is translated from the exons agGCCAGACCAGGAGCTGACCTGGAGCTGGGGCCACAGGCCTAGAAGCGCCCTGGACAGGGCCGAGGCCATGGCCCCCCCACCGCCACTGCCATTGGCCGCAAGCACCCCGCTCCTGCATGGCGAGTTTGGCTCCTACCCGGCCCGGGGCTCCCGCCTGGCCCTCACTCTCACCCCACAGGCCCTGCACATACAGCGGCTGCGCCCGAAGCCCGAAGCCCGCCCCCGGGGTGGCCTGGTCCCCCTGGCCGAGGTGTCAGGCTGCTGCACCCTGCGGAGCCGCAGCCCCACAGACCAGGCGGCCTACTTCTGCGTCTACACCTACCCGCAGGGCCGGCACGGGGGCCGCCTCGGGGGCCAGCGGAGAGCCGCCCGCACCTTTCGGGCCGACGGGGCAGTCACCTACGAGGAGAACCGCGCTGAGGCCCAGCGCTGGGCCATTGCGCTCATGTGTCTGCTCCGTGGACTGCCACTGCCAGGGGACAGGG AAATCACCCCTGAGCTGCTGCCTAAGCCACCCCGATTGCTCCTATTGGTCAATCCCTTTGGGGGGCGGGGTCTGGCCTGGCAGTGGTGTAAGAACCACGTGCTGCCCATGATTTCTGAAGCCGGGCTGTCCTTCAACCTCATCCGGACAG AACGGCAGAACCACGCCCGGGAGCTGGTGCAGGGACTGAGCCTGAGTGAGTGGGATGGCATCGTCACAGTCTCGGGAGACGGGCTGCTGTTCGAG GTGCTGAACGGACTCCTAGACCGCCCTGACTGGGAAGAAGCTGTGAAGACACCCGTGGGCATCCTCCCCTGTGGCTCGGGCAACGCCCTGGCTGGAGCTGTGAACCAGCATGGGGG GTTTGAACCTGCCCTGGGTGTCGACCTGCTGCTCAACTGCTCACTGTTGCTGTGCCGGGGCGGCAGCCGCCCATTGGACCTGCTCTCTGTGACGCTGGCCTCAGGCTCCCGCTGTTTCTCCTTCCTGGCCGTTGCCTGGGGCTTCGTGTCCGACGTGGACATCCAGAGCGAGCGCTTCAGGGCCCTGGGAAGCGCACGCTTCACACTGGGCACGGTGCTGGGCCTTGCCACCCTGCACACCTACCGCGGACGCCTCTCCTACCTCCCCGCTGCTGTAGAGCCTGCCTCTCCCGCCCCTGCCCGAGGCCTACCCCGTGCCAAGTCAGAGTTGACCCTGGCCCCTGCCCCGGCCCCAGCGCCGGCACCGGCCCCGCCTGTGGCGCACTCACCCCTGCATCGCTCGGTGTCTgacctgcctctgcccctgccccagcctgcgCTGACCTCGCCAGGCTCACCTGAGCCCCTGCCCATCCTGTCTCTCAATGGCGGGGGCCCAGAGTTGGCTGgggactggggtggggctggagatGCCCCACTGTCCCCAGACCCGCTGCTGCCCTCACCACCTAGCTCCCCTAAGGCTTTACTGTCACCCATCACCGAGGGGGTCCCAGAAACCACAGCCTCCTCTGGGCTCGCACCTCCCTCCCCTGATGTCCCGGGAGCTGCCCCGGGAGCTGCCCCGGGAGCCACCTCTGCCAGGGGCCCACCTGaccacctgctccctcctctgggcACCCCACTGCCCCCGGGCTGGGTGACGCTGGAGGGCGACTTTGTGCTCATGTTGGCCATCTCACCCAGCCACCTGGGGGCTGACCTGGTGGCAGCCCCCCATGCGCGCTTTGACGATGGCCTGGTGCACCTGTGCTGGGTGCGTGCTGGCATCTCGCGCGCGGCGCTACTGCGCCTTTTTCTGGCCATGGAGCGGGGCAGCCATTTCAGCCTGGGCTGTCCGCAGCTGGGCTATGCTGCGGCCCGTGCCTTCCGCCTCGAGCCTCTCACGCCTCGCGGCGTGCTCACTGTGGACGGAGAGCAGGTGGAGTATGGGCCGCTGCAGGCGCAGGTGCACCCAGGCCTCGGTACGCTGCTCACCGGGCCTCCCGGCCACCGCCGCAGTCGGGAGCCCTGA